In Apium graveolens cultivar Ventura chromosome 10, ASM990537v1, whole genome shotgun sequence, the following are encoded in one genomic region:
- the LOC141692488 gene encoding 3-ketoacyl-CoA synthase 19, with protein MEFSIFIYFFPLFYIIFQLCKIILQWRDKCCYMLDYECYKPPEDRRLATQKCAEIVLRNKNLGLEEYRFLLRTIVNSGIGEETYGPRNIVLENLEASPKLSHSLSDMDDLCFDTLDSIFARSPISPSQIDILVVNVSLLSPMPSLTARIVNRYKMKPDVKTFNLCGMGCSASIVAIDLVQHLFKTYKNANAIVVSTESMAANWYCGQERSMMLSNCLFRSGGCSMLFTNNTSLKSKAILKLKCMVRTHTGSDDEAYGCCIQDEDGLGYRGFRLTKALTKVGVRALTGNLQILVPKVLPIRELLRYVIVSSPFWKKANSIQLGGLNLKTGIEHFCIHPGGRAVIEGVGKSLGLKEYDIEPARMALHRFGNTSAGGLWYVLGYMEAKKRLKKGDRILMISLGAGFKCNNCVWEVVRDLENGNVWKDCIDNYPPENITNPFTERYGWINDPSLESMTVEEIRDKFKHLI; from the coding sequence ATGGAGTTCTCCATTTTTATATACTTTTTTCCTCTCTTCTACATCATTTTCCAGTTATGCAAGATAATTTTGCAATGGAGAGACAAGTGTTGTTACATGCTTGACTATGAATGCTACAAACCACCTGAAGACAGGAGGCTAGCCACTCAAAAATGCGCTGAGATCGTGCTTCGTAACAAGAATCTTGGCCTTGAAGAGTACAGATTTCTGTTAAGAACAATTGTGAATTCTGGTATAGGTGAAGAAACTTATGGCCCAAGAAACATTGTCTTGGAAAACCTAGAAGCAAGCCCTAAGCTTTCTCATTCTTTATCTGATATGGATGATCTTTGTTTCGATACTCTTGATAGTATCTTTGCTAGATCACCGATATCTCCATCTCAAATCGACATTCTTGTAGTGAATGTTTCTTTGCTATCACCAATGCCCTCACTAACAGCTCGAATAGTGAATCGTTACAAGATGAAGCCAGATGTTAAGACCTTCAATCTTTGTGGTATGGGATGCAGTGCAAGCATTGTCGCGATTGATCTTGTTCAACATTTATTTAAAACCTACAAAAATGCAAATGCTATTGTTGTGAGCACTGAATCCATGGCTGCTAATTGGTACTGTGGACAGGAAAGATCAATGATGCTGTCGAATTGCCTGTTTCGTTCAGGTGGTTGTTCTATGCTTTTTACAAACAACACGAGTCTTAAAAGCAAAGCAATTTTGAAGTTAAAGTGTATGGTTCGTACTCATACGGGCTCGGATGATGAAGCTTATGGATGTTGCATTCAAGATGAAGATGGTCTTGGTTACAGAGGCTTTCGCCTCACTAAGGCCCTCACGAAGGTTGGCGTTCGTGCATTAACAGGAAACCTACAAATTCTTGTGCCTAAAGTTTTACCAATTCGAGAATTACTACGATATGTAATCGTCTCATCACCATTTTGGAAAAAAGCTAATAGTATTCAGCTTGGAGGGTTGAATCTAAAAACTGGTATCGAACACTTCTGTATTCACCCCGGTGGAAGAGCTGTAATTGAAGGAGTTGGGAAGAGTCTGGGGCTTAAAGAGTATGACATTGAACCAGCTCGAATGGCACTTCACAGATTCGGGAACACGTCTGCAGGTGGTTTATGGTACGTTCTCGGTTATATGGAGGCAAAGAAGAGGCTAAAAAAGGGTGACAGAATTTTAATGATTAGTCTTGGGGCTGGATTTAAGTGTAACAACTGTGTGTGGGAGGTGGTAAGGGACCTGGAGAATGGTAATGTGTGGAAAGATTGTATCGATAATTATCCTCCCGAAAACATAACCAATCCTTTTACTGAAAGGTATGGTTGGATCAATGATCCGAGTCTTGAATCAATGACTGTTGAGGAAATCAGAGACAAATTCAAGCATTTAATTTAG